In Methanomassiliicoccales archaeon, one genomic interval encodes:
- a CDS encoding CoB--CoM heterodisulfide reductase iron-sulfur subunit A family protein, with the protein MSAKTGSVLVVGGGISGVQTALDLAESGLKVYLTERKPSIGGVMAQLDKTFPTNDCSMCILSPKLVEAARHPMITMMTLTEVMKVEGEAPNFTVTLKKHPRYVREDLCVGCGICAEKCPSKTPAEFEQGMVTRKAIYVPYAQAVPMKYAIDDSKCLFLTKGRCGLCKKNCPAGAVDYEMKATEEKIDVGAIVLSPGFDIFDARAKKEYGYGEFKNVVSSLDFERILSATGPYQGHVVRPSDHRTPKKVAWIQCVGSRDEKVGNPYCSSVCCMYATKQAIIAGEHTAGLEPTIFFMDVRAFGKEFEDYRARAEKEYHIKMYRGTRVASVEENPETKNLILRYSNGQDVAAEEFDLVVLSVGFEPPVEARNIAERVGIQLNPYGFCQTGVYSPLETSKKGVFVSGAFTAPKDIPTTVAEASGAASKAGALVAENRVSIDTVVKETPETDVKGQEPRIGVFVCDCGINIRGTVDVPSVVEYVKTLPNVTFAEENKYTCSADSQERIKALIKEHNLNRIVVASCTPRTHEALFQSTIKEAGLNQFLFEMANIRDQCSWIHMHEPEKATQKSKDLVRMAIAKSRFLEPLSKSRLGVTHSAVVVGGGLAGMTAALDIAQQGFKVELIERTGDLGGRMNKLLTPEGGKSPRTVMHEIIKKVQENDNITLHMHSELEDLTGFVGNFKAKIGGQEYETGAVIVAVGGEEYKPKEFLYGQEKNVITQTELEEKLHHGPLHAKKIAMIQCVGSRNKEAPYCSRVCCSKAVKNAIEIKKKDPTAEVYVFHKDIRTYGFRESLYKDAAQLGVKFVRFPEDKDPVVSKEGAGLKIVADDVILGSPLMFHPDMVVLSAGVRPQEDNEHLAKILKVPLSKDGYFLEAHMKLRPVDFATNGVYMAGLAHWPKFIDETIAQASGAAARAMTIISKQFLETQGIIAAVNDDICDGCGICEPVCEYKAITTVVDPKDPKKLKAVVNEGLCMGCGTCVAACPSGAMEQKGFKNNQIIAQIDAALVGGGK; encoded by the coding sequence ATGTCGGCAAAGACTGGTTCCGTATTGGTTGTAGGAGGAGGCATTTCTGGAGTTCAGACAGCATTAGACCTGGCTGAATCTGGATTGAAGGTCTACCTCACAGAGAGAAAGCCAAGTATTGGCGGTGTGATGGCACAACTGGATAAGACGTTCCCAACGAACGACTGTTCAATGTGTATCCTGTCCCCGAAACTCGTGGAGGCAGCAAGGCACCCGATGATCACCATGATGACCTTAACCGAGGTCATGAAGGTCGAAGGTGAAGCACCGAATTTCACCGTCACCCTCAAGAAACACCCGAGATACGTCCGAGAGGACCTATGTGTCGGTTGCGGCATATGCGCAGAGAAGTGCCCCTCCAAGACCCCTGCAGAATTTGAACAGGGAATGGTCACGAGGAAGGCAATCTACGTCCCGTATGCCCAGGCAGTACCGATGAAGTACGCCATCGACGACAGCAAGTGCCTGTTCCTGACCAAGGGAAGGTGCGGGCTGTGCAAGAAGAACTGCCCCGCCGGCGCCGTCGACTATGAGATGAAGGCGACCGAAGAGAAGATCGACGTAGGAGCCATCGTACTGTCCCCCGGTTTCGACATATTCGACGCCCGGGCCAAGAAGGAGTACGGCTACGGCGAGTTCAAGAACGTCGTGTCCAGCCTGGATTTCGAGAGGATACTGTCCGCCACCGGCCCATACCAGGGACACGTGGTCAGGCCTTCGGATCACCGCACCCCGAAAAAGGTCGCATGGATACAGTGCGTCGGTTCCAGGGATGAGAAGGTAGGTAACCCGTACTGCTCGTCAGTTTGTTGCATGTATGCCACGAAACAGGCCATCATCGCCGGTGAGCACACCGCGGGCCTCGAGCCGACCATCTTCTTCATGGATGTAAGGGCCTTCGGAAAAGAGTTCGAGGACTACCGGGCCCGTGCCGAGAAGGAATACCATATCAAGATGTACCGCGGAACCAGGGTGGCATCGGTCGAGGAGAACCCCGAGACCAAGAACCTGATCCTGCGCTACAGCAACGGTCAGGACGTGGCCGCCGAAGAGTTCGACCTGGTCGTCCTCTCGGTCGGGTTCGAGCCGCCGGTGGAGGCCAGGAACATAGCCGAGAGGGTCGGTATCCAGCTGAACCCGTACGGATTCTGTCAGACCGGCGTATACTCGCCGCTGGAGACCTCGAAGAAGGGAGTGTTCGTAAGCGGTGCGTTCACCGCCCCGAAGGACATCCCTACCACCGTCGCTGAAGCCTCCGGAGCCGCTTCGAAGGCAGGAGCGTTGGTGGCAGAGAACCGCGTCAGCATCGACACGGTGGTCAAGGAGACCCCCGAGACCGATGTGAAGGGACAGGAGCCGAGGATCGGTGTCTTCGTCTGCGACTGCGGCATCAACATCCGCGGGACCGTTGACGTTCCGTCGGTAGTTGAATATGTCAAGACCCTGCCGAACGTGACCTTTGCCGAGGAGAACAAGTACACCTGCTCGGCCGATTCGCAGGAGAGGATCAAAGCGCTGATCAAAGAGCACAACCTGAACCGCATCGTGGTCGCGTCCTGCACGCCCCGTACCCACGAGGCGCTGTTCCAGAGCACCATCAAGGAGGCCGGCCTGAACCAGTTCCTGTTCGAGATGGCCAACATCCGTGACCAGTGCTCCTGGATCCACATGCACGAGCCGGAAAAGGCGACCCAGAAGTCGAAAGACCTGGTAAGGATGGCCATCGCCAAGTCCAGGTTCCTGGAGCCACTGTCCAAGTCCAGGCTGGGGGTCACCCACTCGGCCGTCGTCGTCGGCGGCGGACTGGCGGGAATGACCGCCGCGCTGGACATCGCTCAGCAGGGATTCAAGGTCGAGCTGATCGAGAGGACCGGAGATCTGGGCGGCAGGATGAACAAGCTGCTGACGCCTGAAGGCGGAAAGAGCCCGAGGACCGTCATGCACGAGATCATCAAGAAGGTGCAGGAGAACGACAACATCACCCTGCACATGCACTCTGAGCTCGAGGACCTGACCGGATTCGTCGGCAACTTCAAGGCCAAGATCGGCGGGCAGGAATACGAGACCGGCGCCGTCATCGTGGCGGTGGGCGGAGAGGAGTACAAGCCCAAGGAGTTCCTGTACGGTCAGGAGAAGAACGTCATCACCCAGACCGAGCTGGAAGAGAAGCTCCACCACGGTCCGCTGCATGCCAAGAAGATCGCCATGATCCAGTGCGTCGGCTCCAGGAACAAGGAGGCGCCGTACTGCAGCAGGGTCTGCTGCTCAAAGGCGGTCAAGAACGCCATCGAGATCAAGAAGAAGGACCCGACCGCAGAGGTCTACGTCTTCCACAAGGACATCAGGACCTACGGGTTCCGCGAGTCCCTGTACAAGGACGCGGCCCAACTTGGCGTGAAGTTCGTCAGGTTCCCCGAGGACAAGGATCCGGTCGTCAGCAAGGAAGGCGCCGGCCTGAAGATCGTCGCGGACGATGTGATCCTGGGATCGCCGCTCATGTTCCACCCGGACATGGTCGTGCTGAGCGCAGGCGTCAGGCCGCAGGAGGACAACGAACACCTGGCCAAGATCCTGAAGGTCCCGCTGAGCAAGGATGGCTACTTCCTCGAGGCCCATATGAAGCTGAGGCCGGTCGACTTCGCCACCAACGGCGTGTACATGGCCGGACTGGCTCACTGGCCGAAGTTCATCGATGAGACCATCGCTCAGGCGTCCGGAGCGGCCGCCAGGGCAATGACCATCATCTCGAAGCAGTTCCTGGAGACCCAGGGGATCATCGCGGCAGTGAACGACGATATCTGCGACGGCTGCGGCATATGCGAGCCGGTCTGCGAATACAAGGCGATCACCACCGTAGTGGACCCGAAGGACCCCAAGAAGCTGAAGGCAGTGGTCAATGAAGGGCTGTGCATGGGTTGCGGTACCTGTGTGGCGGCATGCCCGTCCGGTGCCATGGAGCAGAAGGGCTTCAAGAACAACCAGATCATCGCGCAGATCGACGCTGCCCTCGTGGGAGGTGGAAAGTAA
- a CDS encoding hydrogenase iron-sulfur subunit — protein MSETVTQTQAKPAETGEFEPKLVVFCCNWCSYAGADLAGVSRLQMPTNFRVIRTMCSARVDPEFVLRAFANGADGVLVLGCHPADCHYIGGNYRTRRRIALLRVLLEQYGFNPDRLKLEWVSASEGAKFQKTIKEFNELIKELGPNPINDEA, from the coding sequence ATGTCCGAGACCGTTACCCAGACACAGGCGAAGCCGGCAGAGACCGGCGAATTCGAGCCGAAGCTCGTCGTCTTCTGCTGCAACTGGTGCTCCTATGCCGGGGCCGACCTGGCCGGAGTGTCGAGACTGCAGATGCCGACCAACTTCAGGGTCATCAGGACCATGTGCTCGGCGAGGGTAGACCCGGAGTTCGTCCTCCGGGCCTTCGCCAACGGCGCGGACGGCGTCCTGGTGCTTGGATGCCACCCGGCCGACTGTCACTACATCGGCGGCAACTACAGGACCCGCAGGAGGATAGCGCTCCTCAGGGTGCTGCTCGAACAGTACGGATTCAACCCGGACCGGCTGAAGCTTGAGTGGGTTTCTGCCTCAGAGGGTGCGAAGTTCCAAAAGACGATCAAGGAGTTCAACGAGCTGATAAAGGAGCTCGGCCCGAACCCGATCAACGACGAGGCTTAA